A section of the Humulus lupulus chromosome 2, drHumLupu1.1, whole genome shotgun sequence genome encodes:
- the LOC133814804 gene encoding uncharacterized protein LOC133814804 yields MARTRHNTSASLRHGPQAPIEDAQHQSQTPEALNSNTNGGHNSASNRFTPLDNLDHSPLEDANNPYFLGNGDHLGLILASPPLTDKNFQQWHQNFMISIGAKNKFDFLNGSLPQPSPNDPHFNSWQRCNQMIMSWIIHSVSPYIKSSIMFLNSATAMWVELNNRFNQGNGPRLFELRQTLIRLHQGDDSVSSYFTKLKAIWDEINEICPRTPCTCASTADNLDSHNQEQVLQFLTGLNESYHVVRAQVLLIDPLPSLSKVFSMIILEERQRNLGPSTTPNIIATSTSNQILVQYSPTNRNPNPPPPNHLPPRAKKLRPTCTHCQKPGHLKEKCYFIHVFQPSYGSQRKLDTS; encoded by the coding sequence ATGGCTCGCACTCGACACAACACTTCTGCTAGCCTCAGACATGGTCCTCAAGCACCAATTGAAGATGCACAACATCAATCCCAGACACCTGAAGCTCTGAACTCCAACACCAATGGTGGACACAACTCAGCTTCAAATCGATTCACTCCCCTGGACAATCTTGATCATTCTCCCCTTGAAGATGCCAACAATCCGTATTTCTTGGGTAATGGTGATCATCTGGGACTCATTCTTGCCTCACCTCCATTAACAGACAAGAACTTTCAACAATGGCATCAGAACTTCATGATATCGATTGGAGCAAAGAATAAATTTGATTTCCTCAATGGATCTCTTCCCCAGCCTTCCCCCAATGATCCCCATTTCAATTCCTGGCAACGCTGCAATCAAATGATCATGTCTTGGATCATTCATTCGGTCTCCCCATATATCAAGAGTAGTATTATGTTCTTGAACTCTGCCACTGCTATGTGGGTCGAACTAAACAACCGATTTAATCAGGGAAATGGGCCACGACTTTTTGAGCTTCGACAAACCCTCATTCGTCTCCATCAAGGTGATGATTCAGTCAGCTCATATTTCACCAAACTGAAGGCTATATGGGATGAAATAAACGAAATCTGTCCAAGAACTCCTTGCACATGTGCTTCTACTGCCGATAATCTTGATTCTCACAATCAAGAACAGGTTTTACAATTTCTTACTGGTCTTAATGAATCATATCATGTTGTTAGGGCTCAAGTTTTGTTGATTGACCCATTACCTTCCTTGTCCAAAGTTTTTTCTATGATTATCCTAGAGGAAAGACAAAGGAATCTTGGTCCTTCTACAACTCCAAATATTATTGCTACCTCTACCTCAAATCAGATACTTGTTCAGTATTCCCCAACAAACCGGAATCCTAACCCCCCTCCCCCAAACCACCTTCCACCCCGTGCTAAGAAACTTCGCCCCACCTGCACCCATTGCCAAAAACCAGGACATCTTAAAGAGAAATGCTATTTCATTCATGTCTTTCAACCTAGTTATGGTTCTCAAAGGAAACTAGACACTTCTTAA